TAAAGCAATTTGGGACTGGGTGATATTGTGTTTAACATTTTATACAGCCATCATGGTGAGTGAGATAACTTtgttgaaaaaaataaaattctatgtttaaatatatcaAATCATTTTATGGCGAGCTAACGCAACATCTCTTCTATGATACATGATCattgttatttgatttatttagtATTCAATGCGCATCTTTAGTTCTGCCACACACCGTTTAATATTTTCGAATTCATATTTATCTTCCTACTTCatattaaaatacaattttattgtATTATTATCATGTTTTTACCACCAGCAAACATGCTGTCTAACCATCGATTGTGAAATGTTTTATGATTGGTTATGGTCTGGTTTTTGGACGCAGGTGTTGGCATAGGAAAGGGTTTTTCCAGCAATGGGATTATCGGGGGGAGGCATCCCCCATCCccattcagattcagattgcCACAAAGCCGCATGAGATGCCTTTTCATAAGCCGATGTCGTCTGTCTGCTCGAATTGTGTCCATTTCCGTCAACAAGATGTTAACATTTTCGCTTAAATTGCGCTCAACATAAGTTTTCATCCGCACACGTgtggattgggattgggattcgTATTCGGTTCCGGTTGCCCATAACACCCTCCCCTGTCCCACCAAAAACCACTATAGTATATATATCAACGAAAAAGAAAGTTGCTATTCCCTGTTAGCTTCTTGTTTCGGTTTTCATGTTGCACACTTTTCGTTTacttattgtttaatgacattTTGCGGTATTAGTTGTTTGTCCCTGGGTGTTTCTATATATTTGCTTTCCCggcttgttgttgttcgtGATTGTGACTGTCGCAACTTTGAGATAAATGTATGTATAGCCAGCGACAAATCAAAACTTTGTCTGCAACTACGCCAATACAAATTGCACACAAAAAAGCTGCAAAGTTAAGTGATATTTTAACCAGGTGGCCAAGGGATTTGGGAACATATAAACGACTTAAAGTTTCTGTGAAAGAAAATCTATTTTAAATCACTGCAAACTAAAACAAAGGCTGCAAATGGTAATTACTTACACTACATAGCTTTCAGCGACAAGAGCCATTCAAGGCTTAAAGTTTAAGCATAGCATTGCAAATTTACATATTAAATATAGGTATACAATCTTTTGTAACAGTTCTGCTTTCCCGCCTTCGCATCACCTTCAATTAGCCAGTTCacaggtgtgtgtgtgtacagtATGCGACCGCTATGGCCTACAATTAGGAAAATACCCTCAAATCGGATCAGAAGTGGCTCGTCGCTTGAGCTCAGCCTCAAGTGAAGAGTTCAGATAACGACCCTCTGTCAGACATTAATGTTTTGGTTCCCACCCAGACAAAGCCGGCGAGGAGAACGAGTTGCTGGCCCAGGGATGGCAGCCGACAAGTGCACACATTTACATGACCAAGTGGCTGCTCAGACGACGAGTCCTTCCACCTcatcatccacatccacattcacGTTCACGTTCACATCCCCATACCCATTTCTGACGCTATTGCGGCCTCAAAGAGGGCGGCTTATGTTTCATGCGCTTAAATTAATATGCTCGGTCGGCGGAGGATGAGACAGTTCTTGACAGGACATAAGCAGCGGCATTCGTGGCTTGTAATCCAACCTCCGACCAGGACAAGACGAGCCACGTTAAGAGGCTTCTAACTGCCACTTGGGGCAACAGTTAAGACAACAGAAAATAGACGGGCTGGTGTTGGGGGGCAGCAATACCAACTGTTGCTCAGGTGATGGAACCAGGAATAAGCCAACTCGTTACTCACAAACTGGCAGATCActcttaaattattaagtatGCAAGAACACAATAACAAATtgctttatttgtttatttggagccattagaaataaaacaatttaatatgTAAAATTCTATAATACGGATTATGGGTCGTATGAGTAATGTGATGGGAGTAAATAGCTCGTCACTAATACGCCCTGTTGACTAAGCTTCTtttcatacatttttaataatgatataaaattgaattttattaaacaatGTTTTCAATGCCATCAACTATCGTACTTTTTTTCCAGGTGCCATACAATGTAgcgtttaaaaataaaacctcAGAGGATGTTTCCCTGCTCGTGGTCGATTCGATAGTCGATGTTATATTCTTTATAGATATTGGTGAGTAAcccacatacatatgtatgccaTACTTTACTAATATCTTTGAATAGTTTTAAACTTCCATACAACGTTCGTGGGTCCCGGAGGCGAGGTTGTTAGTGACCCAAAGGTGATCCGAATGAACTATCTAAAGTCGTGGTTCATCATCGACCTACTGAGCTGCCTGCCATACGACGTGTTCAACGCGTTCGATCGGGATGAGGACGGTATCGGTTCCCTGTTCAGTGCCCTCAAGGTCGTCCGCCTTCTGCGTCTGGGGAGGGTGGTGCGTAAACTGGACCGCTACCTGGAGTACGGGGCGGCCATGTTGATCCTGCTGCTCTGCTTCTACATGCTGGTGGCCCATTGGCTAGCCTGCATATGGTATTCGATTGGTCGCAGCGATGCGGATAATGGGGTTAGTATGAAATTACCAAACATTCCCTTGATCTTAATCATTTGTGAACCATTCCGTTTTAGATCCAGTACAGCTGGCTGTGGAAGCTAGCGAATGTCACCCAGTCGCCGTACTCGTATATATGGAGTAATGACACCGGGCCAGAATTGGTTAATGGGCCGTCACGGAAAAGCATGTACGTGACGGCCCTATATTTCACCATGACCTGCATGACCTCGGTAAGTTTGTGTGTGACTGTGGATTATCCTTTGTAATCATTGTTAATTGTTCTCTATTCTCTGTTCTATATCCTCATTTGATTGTTCTCTTTTTTGTACAGGTGGGCTTTGGCAATGTCGCCGCGGAGACAGACAACGAGAAGGTGTTCACCATCTGCATGATGATCATTGCAGGTGCTGTGTCCTTAACACGTTCCGTTGCCGCGTCCAAGTTTCTTGATATTCCCGCACACGCGTCACGCTTTTGAATTCCGGTTCCGATCTCTCGATCTCGATTCCGATTTCATTTGAAAGCTAGGCCATCCGCTTGCGCCGCTAGAACTAATAAATCGCTCCAGTTATTTGGTGTAGAGCCTCATTACGATTCGTAGCCCATGTCCATTTGTCCATGTCCTAGTAGAGCAACTCACTCGCATTCTCACAATGCCAATCATTGATTGATCGCAGCCAGAATCAAGTGTCAAATCTTTTTCTCCACCCTTCTTCTGCTCCGTCGTCATCTAGTTGCACAATTCGTGGCCATGTGTGAGTTGCATTGTGTATTCCTCTCTACTCGTTGTCCGTATCTCGTTACTTGTTATACGTAAATCGGCAATCGTAACGCATGATCCGTAATAGTAACTCGTTGGACAAAACTCGTTACTCATCATTAGTAACTAACTCGTTGATAATAACTTCTTTTTTCGTAACCTGTTACTCGGTACCCTTAATCTGTAACTCGTTATTTGCAACGCGTACCTTTTCTGCTGTACTTTACATGTCAAACAAAATCAGCAAAAAAATGATGTCAAACACTGCGCATGACTAGCACTTCAACAAATACGAAACTGCCATGGTAGTGCTGATCCTGCGCAGTATTTCGCACATTTCACTGACCTTCCCACTCCCACATCCCCCCTTTCTTACAATTCACCTATTTGTCTGTGTCTTACTGTGTGCTCGTCCAATCTGTGGCATTTATTACTGTTCTAGCCGCGCACCTGTGCGTCTCTTTTTCCACAGCGCGTAGAATCGGCGAATACTGATAACACACACCCTATGACTGTCTAATTCACACATATCACACGCACACTTCACGTACATGCTGGGAAAAAATACCACTTAACGATCTAAGTTTTTTAACTTGTTGATCTCTACTGCCAAAGACTTTTAAATTTCCTTTATTGTACAATTGATTTGGTTTCATTGGTTGAgatttacaaataaaattcTTAGTTTGTGGTTACTTTTTCTCTGCGCACTCTCACACATCTCAAGTGTTATCTAGCTGATCGTGTAAAGTTTGCTTTGAATGGAACCCCCAAAACTACGAGCTCTTCAACTTTGTGTGCACCGCCGTCGCTTAATCTGAATGTCTCATCACgtttctctctttctctccATTTAAAAACCCTCAACGATATAGCTCTGCTGTATGCCACGATCTTTGGTCACGTTACCACCATCATCCAGCAGATGACGTCGGCTACGGCCAAGTACCACGACATGCTGAACAATGTGCGCGAGTTCATGAAGCTGCACGAGGTGCCGAAGGCTCTCAGCGAACGAGTGATGGACTATGTCGTCTCCACCTGGGCCATGACCAAGGGTCTGGATACCGAGAAGGTAAGTTCTTGATACGACACTCCTAACCAAACGGATCTTCCGGGAAGCGAAATTACCTTGAGCCTTTTTTCGTTGCCAAATCAGCTTATAGCTTCCAGAATCATTCATTTTGGCATTATGTCAGATGGAATAAGGATACATTTACTCATTTTGTGTCTCATTTACAAACGCTTTTATGTATAACGTCAATGCGCTGGAACTGGGTTCCAATTGTACATAGCTGGCTTCTCCACAGAGCTTAGCATACTTCAGCCTTTCACTATCTCTAATGCACTTGGCATACGCACACATACATGACATACATTAAAGAATTGTTCCTCTCCACTCGTTACTAGCCACCGCCAATCGCCACTATATTTTCCACATACAGCTGGTTCTTCTGAAAAGTTTTGTTGTCAGTTTTGTTTAAATCATATCTTCGGCCCGTCTttcatttgtatattttatttattttatttatatttatcaCCCCATAAGTGATTTAAGTCAGATTATTATTTGTGTACTTTACCAATAAGTTCCTATTatttggaaattaatttattcATTGATTAATCGTTTTGTCATAAGCAGCTTCACACAGACAATTTCACCATACACGAATTACTCGTACGTTAAACTACAGACACCACAATTCTCGCTAATTGTTATTCGCTACCTCACCATGACACCTGTactatctctctctctcgaaAACTCTTCGACAAAAACCTTTGGTCGCTGCTCTCGCGCTTTctttttctattattttcaAGTTGCTACTCGCATTTCTTTAGGCCTAAGATCAAGCCCCATAAAAGCAAATAGCTCAATAGTCCAAGCCCACCCACAGAGCAAGGTCCTGGTGATGGGTCCGAGGTAAGCTGTGGGTGGACGAGAAACTGAAAACTTATAACTGAAAAAGTGCGGAATCACCTTAATAGCTCTATACATCTAACGAAATCATCTTTAACAGAACTCAGCTAATCGATCTATCTTTTCATTCTCTCCATGTGTCTGCCCGCGAGCGAGATCCGTGCCAAAACGAAAAGCGTCCGTCAAATTCATGCCTTTAGATGAACCTGAACCAAACGGCGCAGCGCCCCCTAGAAAGCTATAAACCTATTACCCTGATCACAGAAATAACACAACTCAGGGGTCGTTTGCGCCTGAAATTTTGATAATATATAAAACCAAGTTTGGTTCACAGAGAGAAACATAGTTTACAACCGGTCTAAGCCGTATAAACTGACCTTTATAACTATCTCGTTGACTGTAGTTTGTGCCGCAATTAAGATACCACAAAATCCCCGTCCCTAAAACCCAATATAAAATTTTGCTGTTACTTCCTTAAGAATTGGAAATAGCAATCAATAACACTCAtaaaaccacacacacacacaaacagtcACAGACGCAAACactaaaaaataaacaggCAACACTCACACTGACACACAAAATCAATGTTGTATGTGTATtagtgtatgtgtgcgtgtgtgtgcgtgtcccGTTAGCCACTAGAGCTGAAGAATTCCGCCCAGAGGGTCAACTAATCTGGGTGGAAAACCTCCGTGGTGGTCCGCAATTTTTAAGTGTTCATACAGAAAGAGGTTTTTTAAATGAACCCGTTAAGTCGATAATCCAATTACCACAATCTCGATTGCAATCGCTTCGATTCGATTAGTCTCGAATCGAAGCCTATCGAACCGCCACTCGCAACTCGTTCACAATTCGCAGGTACTAAACTATTGTCCGAAAGATATGAAGGCTGACATATGTGTTCATCTAAATCGCAAAGTATTTAACGAGCATCCGGCATTTCGTCTGGCCTCGGATGGTTGTCTCCGGGCACTGGCGATGCACTTCATGATGTCGCACTCGGCGCCGGGGGATCTGCTCTATCACACCGGCGAGAGCATCGATAGCCTCTGCTTCATCGTCACCGGCAGCCTAGAGGTGATACAGGACGACGAGGTTGTGGCAATATTGGGTGAGTTATGCGGTCTAGGCAATCGATTCGATTTCCCCTACATCCCCACAGCAAAAACCGCAAAACTATCTACGCCGATTGTTTCGATTATTTCGATAGCGGAAGTCAGTGCAATAGGAGGTATCAGGTAAAATGACTTATCACATATAActttaaattatgttttaaaGGTAAAGATTTAAAGCAATGTGTTTCCAGGAAGCACAAAAGCGTGATGTATCTGTTATATGTTTTAAGAAAGTGACAAGAGACAATCGATATCGGCAATAGATCTGCGGCCCTTTATCGAACTATACTCCACACTGAGAACACTTTCTTTGCAGGCAAGGGCGACGTCTTCGGCGATCAATTCTGGAAGGACTCGGCCGTTGGCCAGAGTGCGGCCAATGTGCGTGCTCTGACCTATTGTGATTTGCATGCCATCAAACGTGATAAATTGCTCGAAGTCCTCGATTTTTATTCGGCATTTGCGAATAGCTTTGCACGCAATCTGGTGCTCACCTACAATCTCAGACATCGACTGATTTTTCGCAAGGTGGCCGATGTGAAGCGCGAAAAAGAATTGGCCGAACGGCGTAAGAACGAGCCGCAATTGCCCCAGAATCAGGACCATCTCGTCCGGAAGATCTTCTCCAAATTCCGTCGCACTCCGCAGGTCCAAGCGGGCAGTAAGGAGCTCGTCGGCGGTTCCGGCCAAAGTGATGTCGAGAAGGGTGACGGCGAGGTGGAGCGAACTAAGGTGAGTGCTTGGGATTGAAGTTTCCCttgctctttctctctctgtctcaatCTCTCTCTGTTGCTGTGCATTCTGCTTTCTGTGTTATATGTTCCATTTTCTGTGTTTCGTTGTTGTTATTTAATGTTCCATTTTCATGTTTCGTTGTTGTGTTCATTGGGTAGTTCAATATGTGGTTTACTCATGACCTCTCGGCTTGTGCGATATAAAGGGGTATTTTAAGTTCTGCTCTACGGACGATCTTAGCTTCTAACAACCGGCTAAGATCAGTGTGGTACTGAAAATTTTGTtaatatattgatattttaaATTCCATAAAACCTTATTGTTTTAGTATGTTCAATGTACTTTTCATAGATAAATACAAATGTTTAACATTGATAATGGCAGAAATTTACCACCATATCGCACAACCACAAGAGTATAATCTTATGTTGCTGTTAAAATTCTTTGTTCCTTTCGGTTGGCTCAAATTCACCACGGTGCGAACCCGTTCCGTTGCCATTCGTTTCCGCCGCATTCTTCACAGTTAACCGAACTAACGTTTCTTTCGAAGCCTCAGCCTCACAATCCACCAATCACAGCTCCAGCCAGAGTCCAAGCCCCCAGGCGAACTGAAACACCCGGGCACTGAAACACGATCGGTGGGGCAACTGTTTGCCGTTTACCGTTAACTGTTAACTGTTTACAGTAGTTAATAACCGTTGTATTGCTTAACTAATGTTGTTTACTATTGAAGCGATAAACTGTTTACAAAGTGACTTATGCTCGTTGTATGTCTTTCTTTGTCTCTGTCTTTCTTTAACATGCTTACGCATAATGCATATAACTGTTCACAATTCACCACGAAACCACCAAATCTACCACCCATGTTCACCACCCACGAAAACACCCACCACGTACACAACTGTATTTTTCGCTTTGTACATATTATATTCTGCCTTGATTCTTTACGGTTTATGTTGTGAATTTGGCTAAATTACAATTGAtatgaaattaaacaaaattacTAACGGAAAATTCTGTATTATTACCCTCACACCCGAATCGAAATTTTCCCATATCCTGCAACCCCTGCGCTTCTGAAAACACCACCCAAATCCCCCCCACACTATCTCTTTCTTTTCTCTTTCTCCCCCAAAAATTTGTTGATCGCCAAACGcctgatatgatatgatacgATAATGCTTGCTCGGTAAAATGCTCGATAATGCCCCCCTTGCCAAAATTAATCGAATAAATCGACAACCAAAAATGCAACAACATATACAAGAAGCTACCAGCCAAACTGACACTGACCGAGGACGCTCGCATCCTCAGCACCGCCGCGGCGCCCTCGCCATCGCCATCCCCATCGCCCTCATCGGGTCCACCATCTGCGCGCAGTACACGGGCCAGCAAGTGGGGACGCCTCCTGGGCAGTTCAAGCGTCGATTCAGCTAGCGACACCAGCGCCAAGGTAGCCGTCTCGAGAAGTTTGAGCGCCCGCGAAAGCCTCCGAGAGAGCACCGCCCAAGCGCGGCAGAGTAGTACTTCGAGTAGCAATGGTGGACAAGGCAACAAAGTAATTATGCGCTTTATCAATCGGATCTGGGATCTGAGTAGCCGCTATACGGTATCCAGAGTCCGCGATCTGGCATTCAGCAAGAAACGAAACATACACTCAGAGACACAGGGTCACACAAGAAAGCATTCGAATTATATAATGATTCACCGAATCAAAGCAACTAAATTTGTAATTTGATATAATAGCTTGATTCCAGTGACACTATGGTAAAAATTTGCCTAAAATTCTGTAAATCTTTAAACCATAGAAAATGGTATCTAaacgtatacgtaatttttTGTTATGTATGATGAACTGTAAATCGTTGAAATCAAGCTAACTTTTACATACTACGTTTAAAAACCTGTCTTCAATCTTAGAAGCAccaaataaaaactaaatctAAATGAAATATCATTGGATGAGTTCTGTAATCCAGTAATTAATGATATCCAATTAAAAACGGGCATTTAAACGTAGTAAATTCACATAACAAGTATACCAAAACAGACATGTCGAGGAATAATGCTAAAATGCATGTTTGTTGGGCCTTTTCGAATTTAATGATAACTCTGtctctcctttttttttgcctttcgtTTGCTCTTCTCACTTCCGGTTACGTAATCGATATCGATGCGGTTACTCAATCATTTTACGTTCATTTTCTCAAttatcattttgtatttctccATTTTGAAAATTGTGCAATCGAATTGAATAGCATTTACAATTAAGCAAAGTAAGTGTACGAACAATTAGTTTGTTTAACCGCTATTTTAGTTGGCTGTAATGTACCACTCTGGCACACAAAACACTGTTATCGGTTCGACAATCGATAGGCAAATGGGCGGGCAAATGACAATCGtaataatcgttataattgtaATAATGTTCATCAGTTCATAGATTATTGTGCACTTTGtgtatttattgtatttaagCGCTTTAAAGTCCATTcgattataaatataataatacgATTGAACCGTAATAATGCCCGCCCATTGCCAAAACTTATGTCCCTgcaccacgcccaccgcccttCAAGAAACACACCCAGCAAACTGCCTCTAGATTGTTTATACTGCAATGATCCCGAACCaaattgatatattttttcgaTCTCTTCCGTTTATTGTTGACTTTTCTCTCTGTCTCGCAACTAAAAAACTCGAAATTGAAATAATAACATTGCCTGCCTTGCTACAACAACTAAAAATTGATTCCGAAttggaaaaacaacaactgcaactcgAAAATGAATTGGATAAATATACAATGCACTGCACTCTGCCAATCTGCAATAAAACTACAATCCTGCAACGAAATAAATGCCTCAAcaacaatcaatcaatcaatgaaccaaccaaccaaccaaatCAATCAACAATGAAACCACAAAACTAATAACCcgaaaacgaaaccaaaaaaCCAACTCAAACACAAATTTTCTCACTTTTCTCCCCTGCCGAACCGAACAAAAaacatgcaacatgcaacaacCCGCCACCCCGCCTGTCTATCCCGCATTTGCATCCGCATCTCCGCATCGCCCATTGTTCCATTAAACGTCACATCCAGGTTTTTCCCAAGGCGCCCAAGCTGCAAGCTAGCCAGGCCACCCTTGCCCGCCAGGACACCATCGACGAGGGTGGCGAGGTGGACTCCTCGCCGCCAAGTCGCGACAGTCGCGTGGTCATCGAGGGTGCAGCCGTCTCCTCGGCCACCGTGGGACCATCACCGCCAGTGGCTACCACATCCTCGGCCGCGGCGGGAGCTGGAGTATCTGGAGGACCAGGAAGTGGAGGCACTGTGGTGGCCATTGTCACCAAAGCGGATCGCAATCTGGCCTTGGAGCGGGAGCGCCAAATCGAAATGGCCAGCTCGAGAGCCACCACATCGGATACGTACGATACCGGGTTGCGCGAGACGCCGCCCACGCTGGCGCAGCGCGATCTCATCGCCACCGTGCTGGACATGAAGGTGGATGTGCGGCTGGAGCTGCAGCGCATGCAGCAGCGGATTGGCCGCATCGAGGATCTGCTCGGCGAGCTGGTCAAGCGGCTGGCACCCGGTGCCGGTAGCGGTGGCACCGCTCCGGATAACAGCAGTGGCCAGACCACGCCCGGCGACGAGATTTGCGCGGGCTGCGGCGCGGGCGGCGGCGGCACACCCACAACACAGGCTCCCCCAACATCTGCGGTAACCAGCCCAGTGGACACTGTGATAACCATTTCATCGCCAGGAGCATCAGGATCGGGTTCGGGAGCGGGCTCAGCAGTAGCTGGCGCTGGTGGCGCTGGTCTGCTAAATCCGGGCGCCACAATTGTGTCGAGCGCGGGAGGCAACGGCCTGGGGCCACTGATGCTCAAGAAGCGACGCTCGAAGAGCAGGAAAGCACCGGCGCCTCCTAAGCAGACACTCGCCTCGACGGCCGGCACCGCGACCGCAGCTCCAGCGGGCGTTGCCGGGTCTGGTATGACGTCATCGGCGCCAGCGTCAGCagatcagcagcagcaacatcaatcGGCGACAGATCAATCGCCCACAACGCCTGGGGCAGAACTGCTGCATCTTCGCCTGCTCGAGGAGGACTTTACGGCGGCCCAACTACCATCGACATCGTCTGGCGGCGCCGGAGGTGGTGGAGGATCCGGGTCtggtgccacgcccacaacaCCGCCACCGACCACAGCGGGGGGCAGTGGAAGCGGCACGCCCACCAGCACCACAGCCACGACCACGCCCACAGGCAGCGGTACAGCAACGCGCGGCAAGCTGGACTTCCTGTAGCCCACGACGATCGGGAAGGAGCGAAGAGGAGAGGGGGAGGCCTCCAGCCAGGAgcaataatacaaatatggggGAAGTAGGGGctcagccacgcccactcgcaAGCCTACGCCTACGCTTAGTTAGTCTATATACTTAAGATACAGCTGTAACCTCAACTCAACACTGAAACTAGCTCATCTATCTCAAACACTTTGAAAGTCCACTGCAACGTATTTATCCGAAGATTACGAAAAGCTTTTCgcaaaaaatagtttaaaaGAGGTTTTGAAAATCCGATTTTTAAAAGTTCAAATACCGTGTATAAGA
The Drosophila mauritiana strain mau12 chromosome X, ASM438214v1, whole genome shotgun sequence DNA segment above includes these coding regions:
- the LOC117148147 gene encoding potassium voltage-gated channel protein eag, whose protein sequence is MPGGRRGLVAPQNTFLENIIRRSNSQPDSSFLLANAQIVDFPIVYCNESFCKISGYNRAEVMQKSCRCGFMYGELTDKETVGRLEYTLENQQQDQFEILLYKKNNLQCGCALSQFGKAQTQETPLWLLLQVAPIRNERDLVVLFLLTFRDITALKQPIDSEDTKGVLGLSKFAKLARSVTRSRQFSAHLPTLKDPTKQSNLAHMMSLSADIMPQYRQEAPKTPPHILLHYCAFKAIWDWVILCLTFYTAIMVPYNVAFKNKTSEDVSLLVVDSIVDVIFFIDIVLNFHTTFVGPGGEVVSDPKVIRMNYLKSWFIIDLLSCLPYDVFNAFDRDEDGIGSLFSALKVVRLLRLGRVVRKLDRYLEYGAAMLILLLCFYMLVAHWLACIWYSIGRSDADNGIQYSWLWKLANVTQSPYSYIWSNDTGPELVNGPSRKSMYVTALYFTMTCMTSVGFGNVAAETDNEKVFTICMMIIAALLYATIFGHVTTIIQQMTSATAKYHDMLNNVREFMKLHEVPKALSERVMDYVVSTWAMTKGLDTEKVLNYCPKDMKADICVHLNRKVFNEHPAFRLASDGCLRALAMHFMMSHSAPGDLLYHTGESIDSLCFIVTGSLEVIQDDEVVAILGKGDVFGDQFWKDSAVGQSAANVRALTYCDLHAIKRDKLLEVLDFYSAFANSFARNLVLTYNLRHRLIFRKVADVKREKELAERRKNEPQLPQNQDHLVRKIFSKFRRTPQVQAGSKELVGGSGQSDVEKGDGEVERTKLPAKLTLTEDARILSTAAAPSPSPSPSPSSGPPSARSTRASKWGRLLGSSSVDSASDTSAKVAVSRSLSARESLRESTAQARQSSTSSSNGGQGNKVFPKAPKLQASQATLARQDTIDEGGEVDSSPPSRDSRVVIEGAAVSSATVGPSPPVATTSSAAAGAGVSGGPGSGGTVVAIVTKADRNLALERERQIEMASSRATTSDTYDTGLRETPPTLAQRDLIATVLDMKVDVRLELQRMQQRIGRIEDLLGELVKRLAPGAGSGGTAPDNSSGQTTPGDEICAGCGAGGGGTPTTQAPPTSAVTSPVDTVITISSPGASGSGSGAGSAVAGAGGAGLLNPGATIVSSAGGNGLGPLMLKKRRSKSRKAPAPPKQTLASTAGTATAAPAGVAGSGMTSSAPASADQQQQHQSATDQSPTTPGAELLHLRLLEEDFTAAQLPSTSSGGAGGGGGSGSGATPTTPPPTTAGGSGSGTPTSTTATTTPTGSGTATRGKLDFL